The nucleotide window TCCTTCAACTATTCCAGTAAACAACAATTCTGCTCATCATATTATGGTATAAAATGATTCAGACGTAACAAGCCTTAAAAATAAAACAAATTCAGATTTTTTATGGATGTCTTTGAGGCAATAGAAAAACGACGCTCAGTCAAGAATTTTGATCCAAATCATACCATACCAAGACAGCAAATCGACAAGATTCTTTCTGCCGCAATATTATCCCCAACATCATACAATATCCAAAACTGGCGATTCATTACCATAACTAACAAGGACTTGCAGTCAAAGATACGCCAGGCTTCGTGGAATCAGGCTCAAGTAACAGATGCATCAGTGGTGGTGATTTTGTGCGCAGACTTGGTTGCGTGGAAAAAGAATCCTGCCAGGTACTGGAAGAATGCGCCACAGGAAGTGCGTGACTATTTGGTTCCTGCAATCATAAAATCATACGAAGGTCAAGACCAATTCCAGCGAGACGAGGC belongs to Candidatus Nitrosotenuis cloacae and includes:
- a CDS encoding nitroreductase family protein, with protein sequence MDVFEAIEKRRSVKNFDPNHTIPRQQIDKILSAAILSPTSYNIQNWRFITITNKDLQSKIRQASWNQAQVTDASVVVILCADLVAWKKNPARYWKNAPQEVRDYLVPAIIKSYEGQDQFQRDEAIRSCGMAAQTIMLAAKAMDYDSCPMIGFDPKQVAKLINLPDDHMIAMMITIGKALKPAAPRGGQLPLDEVVVIDHF